A genomic segment from Bradyrhizobium sp. CB1015 encodes:
- a CDS encoding septal ring lytic transglycosylase RlpA family protein, with translation MLSLKTLGFVTRPRTAIAFVAATLIVGGTATEASAKSRHHRHHHRHHTQTEANATSDWRNANASMTPTSGTGHSFSGMASYYGNESGSRTASGQRFNQNAMTAAHRSLPFGTRLRVTHRGQSVVVTINDRGPFIRGRVLDLSTGAARAIGLTGAGVGRVTAEVVS, from the coding sequence ATGCTGTCTTTGAAGACGCTGGGCTTTGTGACCCGGCCGCGCACGGCGATTGCTTTCGTCGCCGCAACTCTGATCGTCGGTGGAACTGCCACCGAGGCTTCGGCCAAATCCCGGCATCACCGGCATCACCACCGCCACCACACCCAGACCGAGGCCAACGCGACCTCCGATTGGCGCAATGCCAATGCGTCGATGACGCCGACCTCCGGCACGGGCCACAGCTTCTCCGGCATGGCCTCCTATTACGGCAACGAGTCCGGCAGCCGGACCGCCTCGGGCCAGCGCTTCAACCAGAACGCCATGACCGCGGCGCACCGTTCGCTGCCGTTCGGCACCAGGCTGCGCGTCACCCACCGCGGCCAGAGCGTGGTCGTCACCATCAACGACCGCGGCCCGTTCATTCGCGGCCGTGTCCTCGACCTCTCCACGGGTGCAGCCCGCGCCATCGGCCTCACCG
- a CDS encoding F0F1 ATP synthase subunit delta, producing MAAEDTSVSGVSGRYATALFELARDQNVVDAVKADLDKFDALLNESADLKRLVRSPVFAADAQSKALSAVLDKAGIAGIAANFLKVLTANRRLFAVADVIRAYRALVARFKGETTADVTVAEALSDKNLDALKVALKSVTGKDVALNVKVDPSIIGGLVVKLGSRMVDGSLRTKLNSIKHAMKEAG from the coding sequence GTGGCTGCAGAAGATACGTCCGTTTCAGGTGTGTCCGGCCGTTATGCAACGGCCTTGTTTGAACTGGCCCGCGACCAGAACGTGGTCGACGCGGTCAAAGCCGATCTCGACAAATTCGATGCCTTGCTGAACGAGAGCGCCGATCTGAAGCGCCTGGTCCGCAGCCCGGTGTTCGCGGCCGACGCCCAGTCCAAGGCCCTCTCGGCCGTGCTGGACAAGGCCGGCATCGCCGGCATCGCCGCCAACTTCCTGAAAGTGCTGACGGCCAACCGCCGCCTGTTCGCGGTGGCCGACGTCATCCGCGCCTACCGCGCGCTCGTCGCCAGGTTCAAGGGCGAGACGACGGCCGACGTCACCGTGGCGGAAGCGCTCTCGGACAAGAATCTCGATGCCCTCAAGGTCGCCCTGAAATCGGTGACCGGCAAGGATGTCGCGCTGAACGTGAAGGTCGATCCCTCGATCATCGGTGGCCTCGTCGTCAAGCTGGGCAGCCGCATGGTGGATGGTTCGCTTCGCACCAAACTCAATTCGATCAAGCACGCGATGAAAGAGGCAGGCTGA
- the atpA gene encoding F0F1 ATP synthase subunit alpha has translation MDIRAAEISAILKDQIKNFGQEAEVSEVGQVLSVGDGIARVYGLDNVQAGEMVEFENGTRGMALNLETDNVGVVIFGADREIKEGQTVKRTRAIVDAPVGKGLLGRVVDALGNPIDGKGPIQADKRMRVDVKAPGIIPRKSVSEPMATGLKAIDALIPIGRGQRELIIGDRQTGKTAIALDTILNQKPLNAQPDENIKLYCVYVAVGQKRSTVAQFVKVLEEQGALEYSIVVAATASDPAPMQYIAPFTGCTMGEYFRDNGMHAVIIYDDLSKQAVAYRQMSLLLRRPPGREAYPGDVFYLHSRLLERAAKLNKDQGSGSLTALPVIETQANDVSAYIPTNVISITDGQIFLETDLFFQGIRPAVNVGLSVSRVGSSAQTKATKKVAGKIKGELAQYREMAAFAQFGSDLDASTQRLLNRGSRLTELLKQPQFSPLKMEEQVCVIWAGTNGYLDPLPLNKVRAFEDGLLSLLRGKHADILNAIRDSRDLSDDSAGKLKSVVEGFAKSFA, from the coding sequence ATGGACATCCGCGCCGCGGAAATTTCCGCGATCCTCAAGGACCAGATCAAGAATTTCGGCCAGGAAGCTGAAGTCTCCGAAGTCGGACAGGTGCTGTCCGTCGGCGACGGTATCGCCCGCGTTTACGGTCTGGACAACGTCCAGGCCGGTGAAATGGTCGAGTTCGAGAACGGCACCCGCGGCATGGCGCTGAACCTCGAGACCGACAACGTCGGTGTCGTTATTTTCGGTGCCGACCGCGAGATCAAGGAAGGCCAGACCGTCAAGCGCACCCGCGCCATCGTGGACGCGCCGGTCGGCAAGGGCCTGCTCGGCCGCGTCGTCGACGCGCTCGGCAATCCCATCGACGGCAAGGGCCCGATCCAGGCCGACAAGCGCATGCGCGTCGACGTCAAGGCGCCTGGCATCATTCCGCGCAAGTCGGTGAGCGAGCCGATGGCGACCGGCCTCAAGGCCATCGACGCCCTGATCCCGATCGGACGCGGCCAGCGCGAGCTGATCATCGGCGACCGCCAGACCGGCAAGACCGCGATCGCGCTCGACACCATCCTGAACCAGAAGCCGCTCAACGCGCAGCCGGACGAGAACATCAAGCTGTACTGCGTCTACGTCGCGGTCGGCCAGAAGCGTTCGACCGTCGCGCAGTTCGTGAAGGTGCTGGAAGAGCAGGGCGCGCTCGAATATTCGATCGTCGTCGCCGCCACCGCCTCCGATCCGGCGCCGATGCAGTACATCGCTCCCTTCACCGGCTGCACCATGGGCGAGTATTTCCGCGACAACGGCATGCACGCGGTCATCATCTATGACGACCTGTCCAAGCAGGCCGTCGCCTACCGCCAGATGTCGCTGCTGCTGCGCCGCCCGCCGGGCCGCGAAGCCTATCCGGGCGACGTGTTCTATCTGCACTCTCGCCTGCTCGAGCGCGCGGCGAAGCTGAACAAGGACCAGGGCTCGGGCTCGCTGACGGCGCTGCCTGTGATCGAAACCCAGGCCAACGACGTGTCGGCCTACATCCCGACCAACGTCATCTCGATCACCGACGGCCAGATCTTCCTGGAAACCGACCTGTTCTTCCAAGGCATCCGTCCCGCGGTGAACGTCGGTCTGTCGGTGTCGCGCGTGGGTTCGTCCGCGCAGACCAAGGCCACCAAGAAGGTCGCCGGCAAGATCAAGGGTGAGCTCGCGCAGTACCGCGAAATGGCGGCGTTCGCGCAGTTCGGCTCCGACCTCGACGCCTCGACCCAGCGCCTGCTCAACCGCGGCTCGCGCCTCACCGAGCTCCTGAAGCAGCCGCAGTTCTCGCCGCTGAAGATGGAAGAGCAGGTTTGCGTGATCTGGGCCGGCACCAACGGCTATCTCGATCCGCTCCCGCTCAACAAGGTGCGCGCGTTCGAGGACGGCCTGCTCTCGCTGCTGCGCGGCAAGCACGCCGACATCCTCAACGCGATCCGCGACAGCCGCGATCTCTCCGACGACAGTGCCGGCAAGCTGAAGTCGGTGGTCGAAGGCTTCGCGAAGAGCTTCGCTTAA